CGTTTTTCTCTTTCCTTGCTGATTTTTGTCTGTGTATCTTCTGATGTTTAGATTCTTTATTATTATATCACTGAAGAGTTTGCTGCCATGTTGCTACCTTCATTTGAAGTTCTCGATATTAGATTAGTATCTTGCTAGCATTGCTTCATGCATCTCTCTTTTTGATAATACTCTAGCACTGTATTTCATAAAATACTTCTTGTTATCGCTGCCACTTGGATGTGTTCTGTGTTCAGGCTTGGGAATTCTTTGTTATTCCAATCTTTCCCTAGCTTTTTTTGTTCGAGTTGCTGATTGGTAGCTGCGTTCTTTTCCTATCTTTTCAGCTAGACAATAATATATCAGAAGTATTTCATGGTAACGATGATGGTATAGTGCCAAACTCGGCGAATGAGGCCAGTAGCAGGAAGAAACAAAGACATGAAGATAAGGGTAGCGAAAAACCCCACTTAAAGAGTAATACTTTTATCAAGAAGAAGGGCGATATGTTAGGAAGAAACCCTTGGCCTGAGAACAATTGTGCTGTCTCTCCGGTTTCTCTCGACGCGGGATCAGACAAAGATGTTCAGGATATGACACTAGAGGATGCAAAGATCTCAGATCATGGTTACAACGGTGGCCACGCCAACGAGGCTGAGAATTTCTGCTCTGCGGATCCCATGTTGTGTGACGGTTCCACTGCAACACATGATGGCGTGTATAATAATTATTCCGTCGACAACATTCCAGATGCTGAAAATAATCTCAGTTTTTTGAATAGTGGAGATAAAGAAAGCAATGATCTCTTCTATGGCTGGGGTGACATTGGAAATTTTGAAGATGTGGACAATATGCTTAGGTAACATTTAAAATATTCTCTTTGAGAAAAATTCCCAACACATGGGGGCTCATCCCTTATAGGAAAACGTACTGTACTGAGCTTACACTTGTTCTTTTTGGATGCAACAGGAGCTGTGATTCAACTTTCGGGTTGGAGAGTATTAATAATGAAGATAACCTGTGCTGGTTCTCTTCTGCTCAGCCAAATGAGGATACGCAAATCGCGATGACAGATGATATAAAACCAGACACAATGTTGGGGAACCAAAGAACCCCATTGTTGCAGGTTGAAGACTTTCTGAACAATAGTGAATCCAACCATGGTGTTGAAGATGAATATGGGTATACTGCTGTCGGCGGCTCAGCTCAAGGAAACTCTTCAGAAAATGTATATGATACAAGTATGCAGAAGAAGGATATATTGATGCTGGATGAAGAGGTTAGTCAATTTTTTTATTTTATTTTAGATATTTCTTCCTTGTGTGATGACGTTGGCTTCTTACTACATGTTTGGCATACATTGCATGTTCTCAGTTAGTTCTTTAGATATGGCTTTTTGTACGATAAGACTAGTAGGTTTTCTATCAAATAAATATTTTCAGTGCTGAAGTCTTGATACTCTTCCAGAAATTCATATCAATGCACTAATTTTTGTTTTTTTTACAGGCTAATCTTGAAAAGAAGCAGACTGGTCATCTTCATAATCTTGATGGGTACTCGGATAACAGTTTTACTTTACAGCACAGCGGTATTTCCATTGAAAAAATGGACACAGATCAGTATTATCCTCCCTCTGCATTCCAACAACCAGGTGTTCCATACTCGCATTTCAATTTTGAGCAGCCTTCAAATCAAGTATCAGCATGTGAGAGTAATTCTGGTATCAAATCTGAGAACACACCCAATCCTTCCTCTGCTTCAAATGAGTCATACACATCAAATCAGGGACAATCTGTCGAGAGTTTACAAGGTCCAACTGTTGATGATGATCGGTGTAGGAAGGGATTTGAGAAGAGGGTTAGTTTGCAGCCCGGGCAAGATTTGCCTCCTTTTACTGCAAGTACCAGGAAGAGTAGTAAGACAAACCCCATGGTGTTTCCTGATGCTGCTCCTATCCAAAAGATCGGGCTTGAGGGTGACCACAGAAAGGCTGCAGCTAAAGTGGAAAGATCAAACAGGCAGGAAAGTCCCTGTGTTAGCTCCGTAGTTGATGACATTTCACTGGAAGCAACAAGTTTTCGCCAGCTTCAACAAGTTATAGAACAGGTACAACTTTGTCAATAGATAATGGATATGATGTAACGAAAACAATTACCTATTATGAGCTCTGAAGGTGATTGGTAAAATTTGATCTTCCTTTGTAATTGATATAAACTTACGTGTACATTTTGTTTATTTTGTTGATTTGTACTCGCTTGCTTCAGTTGGATGTTAGGACGAAGCTTTGCATAAGGGACAGCTTATACCGATTGGCCAAAAGCGCCGAGCAGAGACATCATTGTATGGATCCAAATGGTGGAAACAGACAGGTGAAAGGTGTTGGCTCGCATCTCGAGACTGGTGAAACAGACAAGTAAGCACCAGTTGCATACTTCTCCAGTATATTCATCCTTTATCTCCTGTTGTGTACTCATCTTGCAGTTCGTGTAGATTCTGTCATTGATATATGTATTTGTTCTTATCCAGGTACGTGGGATTCTTGGATATAGAAACTGACACAAACCCGATAGACCGATCCATAGCTCATTTGCTGTTTCACAGACCCTCAGACTCGTCTCTTTCATCAGATCAAGATGTTCTCTCTTATAAATCCCGTCCAATGGTAACTTAATAAACACTTACTTCTTACGCACAGCCATTCAGACTTGTAAACTCTGTCGCATAGTGCCTCATTTAGTCATCATATTCTCGACAGATTCCTCAGCCCGACAGTAGTCCGAGCCTGAGGATAGAGAAAGAAGAGGAAACTCAAGAACTTAGAATCGAAGCTGTGGCAAGTGACAACAAGTAGTGATGTCAACTGAAAACTGGCTCTTTCACTGCTGAACCAATCCAGTTATGGTTGTTCCAGTTAGTTACAAAAGTCCCGACTGTTTCTTCCATTAGAATCATGGATTTTGTAACGCGGTTGGGATGATTGTCTGGTTTGGATTCCATTTCGA
The DNA window shown above is from Brassica oleracea var. oleracea cultivar TO1000 chromosome C3, BOL, whole genome shotgun sequence and carries:
- the LOC106334576 gene encoding uncharacterized protein LOC106334576 isoform X1, giving the protein MSGLCFDQLDNNISEVFHGNDDGIVPNSANEASSRKKQRHEDKGSEKPHLKSNTFIKKKGDMLGRNPWPENNCAVSPVSLDAGSDKDVQDMTLEDAKISDHGYNGGHANEAENFCSADPMLCDGSTATHDGVYNNYSVDNIPDAENNLSFLNSGDKESNDLFYGWGDIGNFEDVDNMLRSCDSTFGLESINNEDNLCWFSSAQPNEDTQIAMTDDIKPDTMLGNQRTPLLQVEDFLNNSESNHGVEDEYGYTAVGGSAQGNSSENVYDTSMQKKDILMLDEEANLEKKQTGHLHNLDGYSDNSFTLQHSGISIEKMDTDQYYPPSAFQQPGVPYSHFNFEQPSNQVSACESNSGIKSENTPNPSSASNESYTSNQGQSVESLQGPTVDDDRCRKGFEKRVSLQPGQDLPPFTASTRKSSKTNPMVFPDAAPIQKIGLEGDHRKAAAKVERSNRQESPCVSSVVDDISLEATSFRQLQQVIEQLDVRTKLCIRDSLYRLAKSAEQRHHCMDPNGGNRQVKGVGSHLETGETDKYVGFLDIETDTNPIDRSIAHLLFHRPSDSSLSSDQDVLSYKSRPMIPQPDSSPSLRIEKEEETQELRIEAVASDNK
- the LOC106334576 gene encoding uncharacterized protein LOC106334576 isoform X2 gives rise to the protein MLGRNPWPENNCAVSPVSLDAGSDKDVQDMTLEDAKISDHGYNGGHANEAENFCSADPMLCDGSTATHDGVYNNYSVDNIPDAENNLSFLNSGDKESNDLFYGWGDIGNFEDVDNMLRSCDSTFGLESINNEDNLCWFSSAQPNEDTQIAMTDDIKPDTMLGNQRTPLLQVEDFLNNSESNHGVEDEYGYTAVGGSAQGNSSENVYDTSMQKKDILMLDEEANLEKKQTGHLHNLDGYSDNSFTLQHSGISIEKMDTDQYYPPSAFQQPGVPYSHFNFEQPSNQVSACESNSGIKSENTPNPSSASNESYTSNQGQSVESLQGPTVDDDRCRKGFEKRVSLQPGQDLPPFTASTRKSSKTNPMVFPDAAPIQKIGLEGDHRKAAAKVERSNRQESPCVSSVVDDISLEATSFRQLQQVIEQLDVRTKLCIRDSLYRLAKSAEQRHHCMDPNGGNRQVKGVGSHLETGETDKYVGFLDIETDTNPIDRSIAHLLFHRPSDSSLSSDQDVLSYKSRPMIPQPDSSPSLRIEKEEETQELRIEAVASDNK